In the genome of Haemophilus pittmaniae, one region contains:
- a CDS encoding rhodanese-like domain-containing protein: protein MQEFMPEAIEFAQKHTLLTVAWIAVFVMTILSLVKGATQKYKTISNAEAITLMNDKEALVVDLRSLDEFQRGHIIGSINLIPADIKSQNVGKIEHHKEKPLIVVDVNGTLSNNSAESLAKQGFTQVYVLKDGLAAWAGANLPLVKKHK from the coding sequence ATGCAAGAATTTATGCCTGAGGCAATTGAATTTGCCCAAAAACACACTTTATTAACCGTGGCTTGGATTGCCGTTTTCGTAATGACGATTCTCAGCTTAGTAAAAGGCGCCACTCAAAAATATAAAACCATTTCAAACGCCGAAGCTATCACGCTAATGAATGATAAAGAAGCGTTAGTCGTTGATTTACGCTCTTTAGATGAATTTCAACGCGGCCATATTATCGGCAGTATCAATTTAATTCCGGCCGATATCAAAAGCCAAAATGTCGGAAAAATCGAACATCACAAAGAAAAACCGCTGATTGTGGTGGATGTTAACGGTACACTTTCCAACAATAGTGCCGAATCATTGGCTAAACAGGGCTTTACTCAGGTTTACGTATTAAAAGACGGACTTGCCGCCTGGGCCGGAGCTAACTTACCTTTAGTAAAAAAACATAAATAG
- the atpG gene encoding F0F1 ATP synthase subunit gamma — protein MAGAKEIKTKIASVQSTQKITKAMEMVATSKMRKTQDRMAASRPYSETIRNVISHVAKASIGYKHPFLIEREVKKVGILVVSTDRGMCGGLNINLFKTVMTEIKQWKNKGVNVELGLIGSKGINFFRSLGLSVRGQHSGLGDNPTLEELIGVATGMFDAYKNGEVDAIYIAYNKFVNTMSQTPNFQQLVPLPALETDNLNERQSAWDYLYEPDPKVLLDSLLTRYLESQVYQSVVDNLASEQAARMVAMKAATDNAGNLINDLQLVYNKARQASITNELNEIVAGAAAI, from the coding sequence ATGGCAGGTGCAAAAGAGATAAAAACCAAAATTGCCAGTGTCCAGAGTACACAAAAAATTACGAAGGCAATGGAAATGGTGGCGACCTCGAAAATGCGTAAAACGCAGGATCGTATGGCGGCGTCTCGTCCGTATTCTGAAACAATACGTAATGTTATCAGCCACGTAGCGAAAGCAAGTATCGGTTATAAACATCCATTTTTAATCGAACGTGAAGTAAAAAAAGTGGGTATTTTAGTTGTTTCTACTGACCGTGGAATGTGTGGCGGTTTGAATATTAACTTGTTCAAAACCGTCATGACGGAAATTAAACAATGGAAAAATAAAGGCGTAAATGTTGAATTGGGTCTAATTGGTTCAAAAGGCATTAACTTTTTTCGTTCATTGGGATTATCCGTACGTGGACAACATTCTGGTTTAGGTGATAATCCAACATTGGAAGAATTGATTGGTGTAGCAACAGGAATGTTTGATGCTTATAAAAATGGTGAAGTAGATGCTATTTATATTGCATACAACAAATTTGTAAATACCATGTCGCAAACACCAAACTTCCAACAATTGGTTCCGTTACCTGCACTAGAAACCGATAACTTAAATGAAAGACAAAGTGCTTGGGATTACCTTTATGAGCCAGATCCAAAAGTTTTATTGGATAGTTTATTGACTCGTTATTTGGAATCTCAGGTATATCAATCCGTGGTGGATAATCTTGCTTCTGAACAGGCTGCGCGTATGGTTGCGATGAAAGCTGCAACCGATAATGCGGGTAACTTAATTAATGACTTGCAATTAGTTTATAACAAAGCTCGTCAAGCAAGTATTACAAATGAATTAAATGAAATTGTAGCCGGTGCGGCAGCAATTTAA
- a CDS encoding ATP synthase subunit I: protein MSQVLYQAKNNYIKALAIETILLIVLFLGLSVWQWKGAIAFSLGFLSILLPFIAFFCIVFCWQKQLSTKLTSFYLAEAVKFLFTILLVIAFFKWFEITNFLLFFSGFMVALILNNLLPFLFR, encoded by the coding sequence ATGTCTCAGGTTTTATACCAAGCCAAAAATAATTACATAAAAGCCTTGGCTATTGAAACCATTCTATTGATAGTTTTATTTTTAGGTTTAAGCGTTTGGCAATGGAAGGGTGCGATAGCGTTTTCTCTTGGTTTTTTGAGTATTTTATTGCCTTTTATTGCTTTTTTTTGCATTGTTTTCTGTTGGCAAAAACAGCTATCAACGAAGCTAACCTCATTTTATCTTGCTGAAGCGGTTAAGTTTCTATTCACTATTTTGTTGGTTATAGCCTTCTTTAAATGGTTTGAAATTACTAATTTTTTACTGTTTTTTAGCGGTTTTATGGTGGCATTAATATTGAATAATTTGCTTCCTTTTTTGTTTAGATAA
- the atpB gene encoding F0F1 ATP synthase subunit A gives MSGQTSIEYIQHHLTYLTTGEGFWTFNLDTFFFSIVCGLVFIGIFYKVAKKTTTGVPGKLQCAVEMAVEWIDGVVRENYHGKRGVIAPLALTIFVWVFIMNAIDLVPVDYIPQLFALISGDHHIPVRAVPTTDMNMTFAMSISVFILILFYTVKSKGVTGLVKEYTLHPFNHWAFIPVNLLLESVTLISKPVSLALRLFGNMYAGELIFILIAVMYSANAFVAAMGVPLHLVWAIFHILVITLQAFVFMMLTVVYLSIAYNKAEH, from the coding sequence ATGTCAGGACAAACCTCGATTGAGTATATCCAGCACCATTTGACTTACCTAACCACAGGGGAAGGATTTTGGACCTTTAATTTAGATACATTTTTCTTTTCTATCGTTTGCGGTTTAGTTTTTATTGGTATTTTTTATAAAGTAGCTAAAAAAACGACAACTGGTGTTCCAGGAAAATTGCAGTGTGCTGTTGAAATGGCTGTAGAATGGATAGATGGTGTCGTTCGTGAAAACTATCATGGAAAACGAGGGGTTATTGCGCCGTTAGCATTAACTATCTTCGTTTGGGTGTTTATAATGAATGCAATTGACCTTGTACCTGTTGATTACATCCCTCAACTTTTTGCTTTAATTAGCGGAGATCATCATATTCCTGTACGTGCCGTGCCTACTACAGATATGAACATGACCTTCGCAATGTCTATTTCTGTATTTATTCTAATTCTATTTTATACCGTGAAATCTAAAGGTGTTACAGGATTGGTTAAAGAATATACGTTACATCCTTTTAATCATTGGGCTTTTATTCCCGTAAACTTACTATTAGAGTCTGTTACTTTAATTTCAAAACCAGTCTCTCTTGCTTTACGTTTGTTCGGTAATATGTATGCTGGTGAGTTGATTTTCATTCTTATCGCAGTGATGTATTCAGCTAATGCTTTCGTTGCTGCTATGGGAGTGCCATTGCATTTAGTTTGGGCTATATTCCATATTTTGGTTATAACGTTGCAAGCCTTTGTTTTCATGATGTTAACTGTTGTTTATCTCAGTATCGCTTATAACAAAGCCGAACATTAA
- the gpsA gene encoding NAD(P)H-dependent glycerol-3-phosphate dehydrogenase, which translates to MNPISILGSGSYGTALAISFSRNGSPVHLWSHNAAHIEQMQQERQNRRFLAGIDFPEKLHLESDLAKTIQASQDILIVVPSHAFNETLLAIKPYLQPHHRLVWATKGLERNSGRLLQNVVEEILGTTYPLAVLSGPTFAKELAQGLPTAITLASADQQFAQQLQQRIHCSKNFRVYLNHDMVGVQLGGAIKNVIAIGAGISDGMGFGANARTALITRGIAEISRLGVVMGANPTTFMGMSGLGDLVLTCTDNQSRNRRFGLMLGQGVSAQAAMDEIGQIVEGFYNTKEAYLLAQRQGVEMPISEQIYQMLFCGKSAQEVVLTLLGREQKGE; encoded by the coding sequence ATGAATCCAATCAGCATTCTCGGTAGCGGTTCTTATGGTACTGCTTTGGCAATTTCTTTTAGTCGTAATGGTTCACCAGTGCATCTATGGAGTCATAATGCGGCCCATATAGAGCAAATGCAGCAGGAACGTCAAAATCGTCGTTTTTTGGCCGGTATCGATTTTCCTGAGAAATTACATTTAGAATCCGATTTAGCTAAAACTATTCAGGCCTCCCAAGATATTTTAATTGTTGTTCCAAGTCATGCTTTTAATGAAACCTTATTGGCCATTAAGCCATATTTACAACCTCATCACAGATTAGTTTGGGCAACCAAAGGTTTGGAACGCAATAGCGGACGCTTACTACAAAATGTAGTCGAAGAGATCTTAGGTACAACCTACCCACTCGCCGTATTATCCGGTCCAACCTTTGCCAAAGAATTGGCACAAGGCTTGCCGACAGCAATTACTCTAGCTTCTGCGGATCAGCAATTTGCCCAACAGTTACAGCAACGCATCCATTGCAGTAAAAATTTCAGGGTTTATCTCAATCATGATATGGTTGGAGTGCAATTGGGTGGGGCTATTAAAAATGTGATCGCTATTGGTGCCGGTATTTCCGACGGAATGGGATTCGGAGCAAACGCACGTACGGCATTGATTACACGAGGTATCGCCGAAATCAGTCGACTAGGAGTTGTTATGGGCGCAAATCCAACAACCTTTATGGGCATGTCCGGATTGGGTGATTTAGTATTAACTTGTACAGATAACCAATCACGTAACCGCCGTTTCGGTTTAATGCTAGGACAGGGTGTTTCCGCACAGGCGGCAATGGATGAAATAGGGCAAATTGTGGAAGGATTTTATAACACTAAAGAAGCCTATTTATTAGCTCAACGACAAGGTGTCGAAATGCCAATTAGCGAGCAAATTTATCAAATGCTATTTTGTGGAAAAAGTGCACAAGAGGTTGTTTTAACCTTACTCGGAAGGGAACAAAAAGGAGAATGA
- the atpH gene encoding F0F1 ATP synthase subunit delta — MSELTTIARPYAKAAFDFAIEQSAIEKWTEMLGFAAAVAENETVKAYLSSSLSAQKLADTVISICGEQLDQYGQNLIRLMAENKRLSAIPAVFEEFKHYAEEHQAIAEVEVTSAQPLSAKQIEKIAVAMEKRLARKVKLNCNVDSALIAGVVIRTEDFVIDGSSRGQLTRLANELQL; from the coding sequence ATGTCAGAATTAACTACAATAGCTCGCCCTTATGCAAAAGCTGCATTCGACTTTGCCATAGAACAAAGTGCGATCGAAAAGTGGACTGAAATGTTAGGTTTTGCTGCAGCCGTAGCTGAAAATGAAACTGTAAAAGCTTACTTAAGTAGTTCTCTTTCTGCACAGAAATTAGCTGACACAGTAATTTCTATTTGTGGCGAACAATTGGATCAATATGGGCAAAATCTTATTCGGTTAATGGCTGAAAATAAGCGTTTGAGTGCTATTCCTGCTGTGTTTGAAGAATTTAAGCATTATGCAGAAGAACACCAAGCTATTGCAGAAGTTGAAGTAACTTCTGCACAACCATTGAGTGCAAAACAAATCGAAAAAATTGCAGTGGCAATGGAAAAAAGATTAGCTCGCAAAGTGAAATTAAATTGCAATGTAGATAGCGCATTGATTGCTGGTGTCGTTATTCGTACAGAAGATTTTGTGATTGACGGAAGTAGTCGTGGGCAGCTTACTCGTCTCGCAAATGAGTTGCAATTATAA
- the atpE gene encoding F0F1 ATP synthase subunit C: METVISATIIASAIMLAFAALGTAIGFGLLGGKYLESAARQPELANSLLTKMFIVAGLLDAIAMIAVGIGLYFAFANPFASLLG, from the coding sequence ATGGAAACTGTAATTAGTGCAACAATTATTGCATCTGCAATTATGCTTGCTTTTGCTGCTTTAGGTACTGCAATTGGCTTCGGTCTTTTAGGTGGTAAATACCTAGAATCTGCAGCTCGCCAACCTGAATTAGCTAACTCACTACTTACAAAAATGTTTATCGTTGCAGGTCTATTGGATGCGATTGCTATGATTGCAGTTGGTATCGGCTTGTACTTTGCATTTGCAAACCCATTTGCCTCATTATTAGGTTAA
- the atpF gene encoding F0F1 ATP synthase subunit B, producing MNINATLIGQTIAFIIFVWFCVKYVWPPIIKAIEERQGQIANALASAEAARKEQADNKVLAEQEISKAKVQAQEILDAANKRRNEVLDEVKAEAEELKAKIIAQGYAEVEAERKRVQEELRLKVASLAVAGAEKIVGRSIDEAANNDIIDKLVAEL from the coding sequence GTGAATATTAATGCAACATTAATTGGCCAAACTATAGCATTTATCATCTTTGTATGGTTTTGCGTTAAATATGTATGGCCACCAATTATTAAAGCAATTGAGGAACGTCAGGGCCAAATTGCAAATGCCTTGGCATCAGCTGAAGCAGCAAGAAAAGAGCAAGCCGATAATAAGGTTCTTGCTGAACAGGAAATTTCTAAAGCAAAAGTTCAAGCTCAAGAAATTTTAGATGCTGCCAATAAACGTCGTAATGAAGTTTTGGATGAAGTTAAAGCTGAGGCTGAAGAACTGAAAGCAAAAATTATTGCTCAAGGTTATGCCGAAGTAGAAGCTGAACGTAAACGTGTTCAAGAAGAATTACGTCTTAAAGTGGCTTCATTGGCCGTGGCTGGTGCTGAGAAAATTGTGGGTCGTTCTATTGATGAAGCGGCAAACAATGACATTATTGATAAATTAGTTGCAGAGTTATAA
- the cysE gene encoding serine O-acetyltransferase → MALEVWKDIRHEAQQLASNEPMLASFFHSTILKHQNLGSALSYILANKLANAIMPAIALREIIEEAYQAQPSIIECAACDIRAVRQRDPAVDLWSTPLLYLKGFHALQSYRITHFLWKQNRRSLALYLQNQISVAFDVDIHPAAQIGHGIMFDHATGIVVGETSVIGNDVSILQGVTLGGTGKESGDRHPKVREGVMIGAGAKILGNIEVGKYAKIGANSVVLQPVPEYATAAGVPAKIISKDKGAKPAFEMNQYFIDDAINLNI, encoded by the coding sequence ATGGCTTTGGAAGTTTGGAAAGATATTCGTCATGAAGCACAACAATTAGCAAGCAACGAGCCTATGTTGGCTAGTTTTTTTCATTCCACTATTTTAAAACACCAAAATTTAGGTAGTGCGCTCAGCTATATTTTGGCTAATAAGTTAGCTAATGCCATTATGCCGGCAATTGCCTTACGGGAAATTATTGAAGAGGCTTACCAGGCACAACCAAGTATCATTGAATGTGCCGCTTGTGATATTCGAGCAGTACGTCAACGTGATCCGGCCGTTGATTTATGGTCAACACCATTGCTCTATTTAAAAGGTTTTCATGCATTGCAAAGTTATCGAATTACGCATTTCCTATGGAAACAAAACCGTCGCTCTTTAGCGCTTTATTTACAAAACCAGATTTCTGTAGCTTTTGATGTCGATATTCATCCAGCGGCTCAGATCGGCCATGGCATTATGTTTGACCATGCCACGGGTATTGTTGTAGGCGAAACTTCAGTAATAGGAAATGATGTATCTATTTTACAGGGTGTTACCTTGGGTGGTACCGGTAAGGAATCTGGCGATCGCCATCCGAAAGTACGAGAAGGAGTGATGATTGGTGCTGGAGCAAAAATTCTTGGTAATATTGAAGTGGGAAAATATGCCAAAATCGGTGCAAATTCTGTAGTTTTGCAACCAGTTCCTGAATATGCCACCGCAGCCGGTGTGCCCGCTAAGATTATTAGTAAAGATAAAGGTGCCAAACCGGCCTTTGAAATGAATCAATACTTTATTGATGATGCCATCAATTTAAATATTTAA
- the atpA gene encoding F0F1 ATP synthase subunit alpha, whose amino-acid sequence MQLNSTEISELIKKRIAQFDVVSEARNTGTIVSVSDGIIRIHGLSDVMQGEMISLPGNRYAMALNLERDSVGAVVMGPYADLAEGMEVQCTGRILEVPVGRGLLGRVVNTLGQPIDGKGEIENDGFSPVEVIAPGVIDRKSVDQPVQTGYKAVDSMVPIGRGQRELIIGDRQTGKTALAIDAIINQRDSGIKCIYVAIGQKASTIANVVRKLEEHGALANTIIVAASASESAALQYLAPYAGCAMGEYFRDRGEDALIVYDDLSKQAVAYRQISLLLRRPPGREAYPGDVFYLHSRLLERAARVNEEYVERFTQGAVKGKTGSLTALPIIETQAGDVSAFVPTNVISITDGQIFLESNLFNSGIRPAVNPGISVSRVGGAAQTKVVKKLAGGIRTALAQYRELAAFAQFASDLDDATRKQLSHGEKVTELLKQKQYAPLSVGEQAVLLFAVEFGYLEDVELQKIASFESALLDYVHRNHGEFIADLTKTGNYNDEIKNTLKTILDNFKANSAW is encoded by the coding sequence ATGCAACTAAATTCGACTGAAATTAGTGAATTGATTAAAAAACGCATAGCTCAATTCGATGTGGTGAGCGAAGCCCGTAATACCGGAACAATCGTTTCTGTTAGTGATGGGATTATCCGTATCCACGGCTTAAGTGATGTAATGCAAGGTGAAATGATCTCCTTACCAGGCAATCGTTATGCGATGGCTCTTAACCTTGAACGTGACTCTGTGGGTGCGGTAGTAATGGGCCCTTATGCAGATTTAGCTGAAGGTATGGAAGTACAATGTACAGGTCGTATCCTTGAAGTGCCAGTTGGTCGTGGTTTATTAGGCCGAGTAGTCAACACCCTTGGCCAGCCAATTGATGGTAAAGGTGAAATTGAAAACGATGGGTTTTCTCCTGTTGAAGTTATTGCTCCTGGGGTTATTGATCGTAAATCTGTTGATCAGCCAGTACAAACTGGTTATAAAGCGGTCGACTCCATGGTCCCAATTGGTCGTGGGCAACGCGAATTAATTATCGGTGACCGTCAAACAGGTAAAACAGCATTAGCAATTGATGCAATCATTAACCAACGTGATTCAGGTATAAAATGTATCTATGTAGCGATTGGCCAAAAGGCTTCAACTATCGCAAACGTAGTACGTAAGTTGGAAGAACATGGAGCTCTCGCAAACACTATCATAGTGGCTGCATCAGCATCTGAATCTGCTGCATTACAATATTTAGCGCCTTATGCTGGTTGTGCAATGGGTGAATATTTCCGTGATCGCGGTGAAGATGCGTTAATCGTTTACGATGACTTGTCAAAACAAGCCGTTGCTTATCGTCAAATTTCATTATTATTACGTCGTCCACCAGGTCGTGAAGCATATCCAGGTGACGTATTCTATTTACACTCACGTTTACTTGAACGTGCTGCACGTGTAAATGAAGAATACGTAGAAAGATTTACTCAAGGTGCAGTAAAAGGAAAAACTGGTTCTTTAACCGCTCTTCCAATTATTGAAACTCAAGCGGGTGACGTTTCTGCATTCGTTCCAACCAACGTAATTTCTATTACTGATGGTCAGATCTTCTTAGAATCCAACTTGTTTAACTCAGGTATTCGTCCGGCGGTAAACCCAGGTATTTCGGTATCTCGTGTAGGTGGTGCGGCGCAAACTAAAGTAGTTAAAAAATTAGCTGGTGGTATTCGTACCGCATTAGCGCAATATCGTGAATTAGCAGCGTTTGCCCAATTTGCATCTGATCTTGATGATGCAACCCGTAAACAGCTTTCTCACGGTGAAAAAGTAACTGAATTATTGAAGCAAAAACAATATGCACCGTTAAGTGTCGGTGAGCAAGCAGTCTTACTTTTCGCTGTTGAATTTGGTTATCTTGAAGATGTGGAATTGCAAAAAATTGCAAGTTTTGAGTCTGCGCTTTTAGATTATGTTCATCGTAATCATGGTGAATTTATAGCTGACTTAACCAAAACCGGTAATTACAATGATGAAATCAAAAACACATTGAAAACCATTTTGGATAATTTCAAAGCTAATAGCGCGTGGTAA
- the secB gene encoding protein-export chaperone SecB — protein sequence MSEQNQATTEEQQAVLQIQRIYVKDVSFEAPNLPHIFHQEWKPKLGFDLSTESVQVGDDLYEVTLNISVETTMEDSGDVAFICEVKQCGVFTISGLEEVQMAHCLTSQCPGMLFPYARELISSLVNRGTFPALNLSPVNFDALFIEYMNQQQAAAENAPQEEEVKH from the coding sequence ATGAGCGAACAAAATCAAGCTACAACCGAAGAACAACAAGCTGTTTTACAAATTCAACGTATTTACGTGAAAGATGTGTCTTTTGAAGCGCCGAATTTACCACATATTTTCCATCAAGAATGGAAACCAAAACTCGGCTTTGATCTAAGCACCGAATCCGTACAGGTGGGTGATGATCTTTATGAAGTGACATTGAATATTTCTGTTGAAACCACTATGGAAGACTCCGGTGATGTTGCTTTCATTTGTGAAGTGAAACAATGCGGCGTATTCACTATTAGTGGTTTGGAAGAAGTGCAAATGGCTCACTGCCTCACTTCTCAATGTCCAGGCATGCTTTTCCCTTATGCGCGTGAATTGATTTCAAGCCTAGTCAACCGTGGTACCTTCCCAGCACTGAATCTTTCTCCGGTTAATTTCGATGCCTTGTTTATTGAATATATGAATCAACAGCAAGCTGCAGCCGAAAATGCACCGCAGGAAGAGGAAGTAAAACACTAA
- a CDS encoding F0F1 ATP synthase subunit epsilon, with translation MATLKLVIVSAEQKIFSGEVKQLQATGVEGELGILPGHTPLLTAIKPGIVKLTLEDGTEEVIYVSGGFLEVQPTVVTVLADVAIRGTELDSNRILEAKRRAEENIVAHVADADHELLVAKLSKELAKLRAYELTEKLVKNKR, from the coding sequence ATGGCAACATTAAAACTCGTTATAGTGAGTGCGGAGCAGAAAATCTTCTCGGGTGAGGTTAAACAACTTCAAGCTACAGGTGTAGAAGGTGAGCTTGGAATTTTACCAGGTCATACGCCGTTATTAACGGCAATTAAACCTGGTATTGTGAAACTGACTTTGGAAGATGGTACGGAAGAAGTTATTTATGTTTCCGGTGGTTTCTTAGAAGTACAACCAACAGTTGTTACTGTACTTGCCGATGTGGCAATCCGCGGTACGGAACTTGATTCTAATCGAATTTTAGAAGCAAAACGCCGAGCTGAAGAAAATATTGTGGCTCACGTTGCTGATGCGGATCATGAACTTCTTGTGGCTAAACTGTCCAAGGAACTGGCAAAACTTCGTGCTTACGAACTTACTGAAAAATTAGTTAAAAACAAACGCTAA
- the atpD gene encoding F0F1 ATP synthase subunit beta, whose amino-acid sequence MATGKIVQIIGAVIDVEFPQDAVPKVYDALKVESGLTLEVQQQLGGGVVRCIALGTSDGLKRGLKVENTGNPIQVPVGTKTLGRIMNVLGEPIDERGEIGAEENWSIHRAAPSYEEQSNSTELLETGIKVIDLICPFAKGGKVGLFGGAGVGKTVNMMELIRNIAIEHSGYSVFAGVGERTREGNDFYHEMTESNVLDKVSLVYGQMNEPPGNRLRVALTGLTMAEKFRDEGRDVLFFVDNIYRYTLAGTEVSALLGRMPSAVGYQPTLAEEMGVLQERITSTKTGSITSVQAVYVPADDLTDPSPATTFAHLDSTVVLSRQIASLGIYPAVDPLDSTSRQLDPLVVGQEHYDVARGVQGILQRYKELKDIIAILGMDELSEDDKLVVARARKIERFLSQPFFVAEVFTGSPGKYVSLKDTIRGFKGILDGEYDHIPEQAFYMVGSIEEVLEKAKNM is encoded by the coding sequence ATGGCAACAGGTAAAATAGTTCAAATCATCGGTGCGGTGATTGACGTTGAATTTCCACAAGATGCAGTACCAAAAGTTTATGATGCATTAAAAGTTGAATCAGGCTTAACCCTTGAAGTTCAACAACAATTAGGCGGTGGTGTGGTTCGTTGTATCGCACTCGGTACGTCTGACGGTTTAAAACGTGGCTTAAAAGTTGAAAATACTGGTAATCCTATTCAAGTACCGGTAGGAACTAAAACCTTAGGCCGTATTATGAACGTACTAGGTGAACCAATTGATGAGCGTGGAGAAATTGGCGCAGAAGAAAATTGGTCTATTCATCGTGCAGCACCAAGCTATGAAGAGCAATCAAATAGTACCGAGTTATTAGAAACAGGTATTAAGGTTATCGATTTAATCTGTCCATTTGCTAAGGGTGGTAAAGTTGGTTTATTCGGTGGTGCAGGTGTAGGTAAAACCGTAAATATGATGGAATTGATCCGTAATATTGCGATTGAGCACTCTGGTTACTCTGTATTTGCTGGTGTAGGTGAACGTACTCGTGAAGGTAACGACTTCTACCATGAAATGACAGAATCTAACGTGTTAGATAAAGTATCCTTAGTTTACGGTCAGATGAATGAGCCACCAGGTAACCGTCTTCGTGTTGCATTAACTGGTTTAACCATGGCTGAAAAATTCCGTGACGAAGGTCGTGATGTATTATTCTTCGTGGATAATATTTATCGTTATACCCTTGCTGGTACAGAAGTATCTGCGTTATTAGGTCGTATGCCATCAGCGGTAGGTTACCAACCAACATTAGCTGAAGAAATGGGGGTATTGCAAGAACGTATCACATCAACCAAAACCGGTTCTATTACCTCCGTTCAAGCGGTATACGTACCAGCGGATGACTTAACTGACCCATCTCCGGCAACAACCTTTGCTCACTTAGACTCAACTGTTGTATTAAGCCGCCAAATTGCGTCTTTAGGTATTTATCCTGCAGTTGACCCATTGGATTCTACTTCACGTCAATTAGATCCATTAGTAGTTGGTCAAGAGCACTATGATGTTGCTCGTGGCGTACAAGGTATCCTACAACGCTATAAAGAGCTCAAAGATATCATTGCTATTCTTGGTATGGATGAATTGTCTGAAGATGACAAACTTGTGGTGGCTCGTGCACGTAAAATTGAACGTTTCTTATCACAGCCATTCTTCGTTGCCGAAGTGTTTACCGGTTCTCCTGGTAAATATGTGTCATTAAAAGACACTATTCGCGGTTTCAAAGGTATCTTAGACGGTGAATACGACCATATTCCAGAACAAGCGTTCTACATGGTAGGTTCAATCGAAGAAGTGCTAGAAAAAGCCAAAAATATGTAA